A genomic window from Diospyros lotus cultivar Yz01 chromosome 2, ASM1463336v1, whole genome shotgun sequence includes:
- the LOC127796052 gene encoding glutamyl-tRNA reductase-binding protein, chloroplastic, whose protein sequence is MVPTSKTTLASHLPPLLPILPFTTRCFSKPNIVRRNHFYPPPPLLKSPFKPPLRCSLSVASEPTPTHLEFTDNQLKPSPAEVSRTIMELSSVATLSTLSRDGWPFGVGVRFAVDSQGTPILCLNTQFPLFDGENKSSLHVQLEQCGLRTPQCTIQGSLDKPEDGVLLKKLHSTWKTRFGEEVNEELIYVVNVKRVFQIEDFSEEGVWFTSSDYKMANPDPLRDFAERVVDEINSHNTEDVDRFCNIYVDLDFQVSEAKMVWVDRLGFDLRLRSLQNDIFEVRIPFPREVTDEKGVKSSFNGMAQLAWEVEKNYLAPDFKKVKQLKKITSRGH, encoded by the exons atggtTCCGACGAGCAAGACCACCCTCGCATCCCACCTTCCCCCTCTTCTTCCAATCCTTCCCTTTACTACCCGCTGCTTCTCCAAACCAAATATTGTCAGAAGAAACCATTTCTATCCCCCGCCGCCGCTTCTTAAATCTCCGTTCAAGCCGCCTCTCAGATGCTCCCTCTCTGTGGCCTCCGAGCCCACCCCCACCCATTTGGAGTTCACAGACAACCAGCTCAAACCATCTCCAGCCGAGGTCTCAAGAACCATCATGGAGTTGTCTTCGGTCGCCACTCTCTCTACCTTGTCCCGGGACGGCTGGCCCTTTGGCGTTGGCGTTCGCTTCGCTGTCGATTCCCAAGGCACTCCCATCTTGTGCTTGAACACCCAGTTCCCCCTGTTCGATGGGGAGAACAAGTCTAGCCTCCATGTCCAG TTGGAACAGTGTGGGTTGCGCACTCCACAGTGCACGATTCAGGGCAGCCTTGACAAACCAGAAGATGGAGTGCTTCTCAAG AAACTTCATTCCACATGGAAAACGAGGTTTGGAGAAGAAGTGAATGAAGAACTTATATATGTTGTCAACGTCAAACGAGTATTTCAGATAGAAGATTTCTCAGAG GAAGGGGTGTGGTTCACCTCATCAGATTACAAAATGGCAAACCCTGATCCACTAAGGGACTTTGCAGAAAGAGTTGTGGATGAGATCAACAGTCACAACACGGAAGATGTTGATCGTTTTTGCAACATCTATGTTGATTTGGATTTCCAG GTATCAGAGGCCAAAATGGTTTGGGTGGACCGGTTAGGGTTTGACTTGCGGCTTAGGTCTCTCCAAAATGATATATTTGAGGTCCGGATTCCTTTCCCTAGAGAAGTGACAGATGAGAAGGGTGTAAAATCATCTTTCAATGGTATGGCCCAACTTGCATGGGAGGTGGAGAAGAATTACCTTGCCCCAGATTTCAAGAAGGTGAAGCAATTGAAGAAGATCACATCTAGAGGACATTAA
- the LOC127795475 gene encoding probable xyloglucan glycosyltransferase 5 — MAPSMEFSRWWGKDTRKGTPVVVKMENPNYSVIEIDGPDAAFRQVDKDRGKNAKQFTWVLLLKAHQAVGCLAWLGNVLWALLGAIKKRLLLGQGVTMEREKSGKGRLLFGVILAFLVTALAFLAFELVAHFKGWHYFKNHNLHIPQTSEIQGWLHYMYLVWLEFRAGYIAPPIHALSSFCVVLFLIQSMDRLILCLGCFWIKYKKIKPQISGDPLKSDDLEGSGFNYPMVLVQIPMCNEKEVYEQSISAVCQLDWPKDRLLIQVLDDSDDESIQFLIKEEVSKWSHKGVNIIYRHRLVRTGYKAGNLKSAMNCDYVKAYEFVAIFDADFQPNPDFLKQTIPHFRLNPELGLVQARWAFVNKDENLLTRLQNINLCFHFEVEQQVNGVFLNFFGFNGTAGVWRIKALEESGGWLERTTVEDMDIAVRAHLCGWKFIFLNDVKVLCEVPESYEAYKKQQHRWHSGPMQLFRLCLPAIVTSKISIWKKANLILLFFLLRKLILPFYSFTLFCIILPLTMFVPEAELPVWVVCYVPVIMSFLSILPAPRSFPFIAPYLLFENTMSVTKFNAMVSGLFQLGSSYEWVVTKKAGRSSEPDLLAASERESKVMNHPQLYRGTSDSRLSDLNKLIEHQEAIPKASGKKMNKIYKKELALAFLLLTAALRSLLSAQGVHFYFLLFQGVSFLLVGLDLIGEQVS; from the exons ATGGCTCCAAGCATGGAATTTTCCAGGTGGTGGGGAAAGGACACGAGAAAGGGAACTCCAGTGGTGGTTAAAATGGAGAACCCCAATTACTCTGTGATAGAAATTGATGGTCCTGATGCCGCTTTCCGGCAGGTGGACAAGGATAGGGGCAAGAATGCCAAACAATTCACTTGGGTTTTGCTTCTCAAGGCTCACCAAGCTGTTGGTTGCCTAGCTTGGCTCGGCAACGTCCTCTGGGCGTTGCTCGGTGCCATCAAGAAAAGGTTGCTACTTGGTCAAGGAGTGacaatggagagagagaaatctgGCAAGGGAAGGCTGTTGTTTGGAGTGATTTTGGCATTCTTAGTGACGGCTCTGGCATTTCTGGCCTTTGAACTGGTTGCCCATTTCAAAGGTTGGCATTATTTCAAGAACCACAATTTGCACATCCCGCAAACTTCTGAGATTCAAGGATGGCTGCACTATATGTATCTTGTCTGGCTGGAATTTCGTGCCGGCTACATTGCTCCTCCAATTCATGCTCTCTCTAGCTTCTGCGTTGTTCTTTTCCTGATTCAATCAATGGACAGGCTGATTCTTTGCCTTGGCTGCTTCTGGATCAAGTACAAAAAGATCAAGCCACAAATTTCAGGCGATCCCCTTAAGTCCGATGACTTGGAGGGTTCGGGGTTTAACTACCCCATGGTTCTTGTCCAGATTCCAATGTGTAATGAGAAAGAG GTATATGAGCAATCTATCTCAGCAGTCTGCCAACTTGATTGGCCCAAAGATCGTTTGTTGATTCAAGTTCTTGACGACTCTGATGACGAGAGCATTCAGTTTTTAATCAAGGAAGAGGTCTCCAAATGGAGCCACAAAGGTGTCAATATTATTTATCGGCATAGATTGGTTAGGACTGGCTACAAAGCTGGAAACCTTAAGTCAGCAATGAATTGCGATTATGTGAAGGCATATGAGTTTGTTGCAATCTTTGATGCTGATTTCCAGCCAAATCCAGATTTCCTTAAGCAGACGATTCCACATTTTCGG CTCAATCCGGAATTGGGTTTAGTTCAGGCTAGGTGGGCATTTGTGAATAAGGATGAAAATCTATTGACACGCCTCCAAAACATTAACTTGTGCTTTCACTTTGAGGTGGAGCAGCAGGTAAATGGAGTCTTCCTAAATTTCTTCGGTTTCAATGGAACTGCTGGCGTCTGGAGAATCAAAGCACTGGAGGAGTCCGGTGGTTGGCTTGAGAGGACTACTGTAGAGGACATGGACATAGCAGTTCGTGCTCATCTCTGCGGCTGGAAATTCATTTTCCTAAATGATGTGAAG GTACTCTGTGAAGTTCCAGAATCTTATGAAGCTTACAAGAAACAGCAACATCGTTGGCATTCTGGTCCAATGCAACTCTTTCGGTTGTGCCTTCCTGCTATCGTTACTTCGAAG ATATCAATTTGGAAGAAGGCAAACTTAATACTACTATTCTTTCTCTTGAGAAAACTTATCCTCCCATTCTATTCTTTCACATTGTTTTGCATCATTCTTCCTTTGACCATGTTCGTCCCTGAAGCCGAGCTGCCTGTCTGGGTTGTTTGTTATGTCCCTGTAATAATGTCATTCCTAAGCATTCTTCCTGCACCAAGATCCTTCCCATTTATTGCTCCTTACCTTCTATTTGAGAACACAATGTCCGTGACCAAATTCAATGCCATGGTATCCGGCCTGTTTCAGTTGGGCAGCTCATACGAGTGGGTTGTCACGAAAAAGGCAGGACGATCATCGGAGCCTGATCTATTGGCTGCATCAGAGCGGGAATCTAAGGTGATGAATCACCCACAGCTTTATAGGGGAACTTCTGATAGCAGGCTGTCTGATCTCAACAAATTGATAGAACATCAAGAAGCCATTCCTAAAGCTTCCgggaagaaaatgaacaagataTACAAGAAAGAGCTTGCCTTGGCTTTCTTACTGCTCACTGCCGCACTCAGGAGCCTTTTGTCAGCTCAGGGAGTGCACTTCTACTTCTTACTATTTCAAGGTGTGTCATTTCTCCTTGTGGGTCTTGACCTTATCGGCGAACAAGTAAGCTGA
- the LOC127795848 gene encoding uncharacterized protein LOC127795848 produces MTARCYLHVQPNFAGRFPNRFSRQISFPNQRPHLGLRNSSGWGVKALSMSSSSSSSAWDQKPYDVLAGEKRVYLDEEDVVTFLSPPKELIPLDPASFNPAAYLWKKIEDIPNERRNRLLHMLKPRLIKRAWEIAGTRYEDPKLLKKSTSSLLSNGDGVPSLEFWNCRASGGPIPIAWINFFKKAIFRSKNGTFGRLIGGSVITELTKSLYPLYFALRQMGEVMSTGQPCDLAYEFGDGFLDMLDYPPGFPKPGRHPWPFNDEVVIYVRHLGPGVLVGQAWQEGAALEQVPQKLCGEILMVKDYASLCEDQ; encoded by the exons ATGACGGCGAGATGCTACCTTCACGTTCAGCCCAACTTTGCAGGGAGATTCCCAAATCGATTTTCCCGCCAGATTAGCTTCCCAAATCAACGCCCGCATCTAGGGCTCAGAAACTCTTCTG GATGGGGCGTGAAGGCTTTGTcgatgtcttcttcttcttcttcgtcagCATGGGATCAGAAGCCCTACGACGTTCTGGCGGGCGAAAAGAGAGTGTACTTGGATGAGGAGGACGTGGTCACGTTTCTCAGTCCTCCCAAGGAGCTCATTCCTTTGGACCCCGCTTCTTTCAATCCCGCCGCTTATCTTTG GAAAAAGATTGAAGATATTCCGAACGAAAGGCGGAATCGATTGCTACACATGCTAAAACCCAG GCTTATAAAAAGAGCTTGGGAGATAGCTGGCACACGGTATGAGGATCCCAAGTTGTTGAAGAAAAGTACATCTAGCTTGCTGTCTAATGGAGATGGAGTGCCATCACTGGAGTTCTGGAATTGCCGAGCAAGTGGAG GTCCAATACCTATTGCTTGGATAAATTTCTTCAAGAAG GCTATATTTCGTTCCAAGAATGGGACATTTGGGCGATTAATTG GTGGATCAGTTATTACTGAACTTACAAAGTCCCTTTATCCACTTTATTTTGCTTTGAGACAAATGGGCGAAGTGATGTCAACGGGGCAGCCTTGTGATCTAGCGTATGAATTTGGAGATGGATTCTTGGATATGCTCGATTATCCTCCAGGTTTTCCAAAGCCAG gTAGGCATCCGTGGCCCTTCAATGATGAGGTTGTAATATATGTCCGCCATCTGGGACCAGGAGTATTGGTAGGGCAAGCCTGGCAAGAAGGAGCAGCATTAGAACAAGTGCCTCAAAAGCTATGTGGTGAGATCTTAATGGTGAAAGATTATGCTTCTCTCTGTGAAGATCAGTGA